In the genome of Trichomycterus rosablanca isolate fTriRos1 chromosome 24, fTriRos1.hap1, whole genome shotgun sequence, one region contains:
- the arpc4l gene encoding actin related protein 2/3 complex, subunit 4, like, which produces MTATLRPYLNAVRATLQAALCLENFSSQVVERHNKPEVEVRSSKELLLQPVVISRNDKEKVLIEGSINSVRVSIAVKQADEIEKILCHKFMRFMMMRAENFFILRRKPVEGYDISFLITNFHTEQMYKHKLVDFVIHFMEEIDKEISEMKLAVNARARIVAEEFLKNF; this is translated from the exons ATG ACGGCGACTCTACGCCCGTACCTGAACGCAGTGCGTGCCACTCTGCAGGCCGCCCTGTGTTTGGAGAACTTCTCCTCTCAGGTGGTTGAGCGGCATAACAAACCGGAGGTGGAGGTCAG GAGCAGTAAAGAGTTGCTGTTGCAGCCGGTGGTGATCAGCCGTAACGATAAAGAGAAGGTTCTGATCGAGGGCTCCATTAACTCGGTGCGGGTCAGCATCGCCGTCAAACAG GCCGATGAGATCGAGAAGATCCTGTGCCACAAGTTTATGCGCTTCATGATGATGAGAGCGGAGAACTTCTTCATCCTGAGAAGGAAACCTGTTGAG GGCTACGACATCAGCTTCCTGATCACCAACTTCCACACGGAGCAGATGTACAAGCACAAGCTGGTGGACTTTGTAATCCATTTCATGGAGGAAATCGACAAGGAGATCAGCGAGATGAAGCTGGCCGTCAACGCCCGAGCTCGTATCGTGGCTGAGGAGTTCCTTAAAAAC TTTTGA